One segment of Luteolibacter arcticus DNA contains the following:
- a CDS encoding PD-(D/E)XK nuclease family protein, which translates to MAERVFLGWSRPFLRVLTEWLLARRDELPGMLVVVPTAQAGRLLREALAEAAGGLLAPKVVTPGHFLRTENAAPDAVELLAWVEVLESIRDWSPYAAAFPLPPGEGESPGWALGLAKSLAGVRKNLQENALLLIDAARRLGKTVEGERWEALADLEAKVELQLKRWRFESRSRVLARGGDIDDTRRVVLAGVPDFPAAVARHLSNAIVLIGAPESEAGEFDELGRPIPEWAERRIAWPQCGSVTLTADPRQQAAEAMRLAAAAGTPSDELALGSADEATAGELVRAFGRGGWVLHDPAHLPPAPLKAWLATWRQFVSRPDAAAAIDLLGFVETGALTGGKRAQRVVALSAARDQWLARDRDDLQRITALNPRNPEAIQLAEETLEALHRHRGVFLREGIHAGLARMLERVDPGGEHSAAIFEWLDATASVATEVRREAGFWIDVLCSSLPEAAATAPEDRVLDVQGWLELFHEPGKHLIICGMNEGLVPGRASTDAWLPEGTRKLLGLSNDAARHARDAYLLTAMMEVRRTGGRVDLLLAKAGSEGDVLLPSRLLLAAEEAELHARVKQLFHEIEPPDSSLAWTLDEAWKWQPPAIEKELRISVTTFADYLACPFRFYLKYVAGMSEPAPERVEWNQRDFGNVAHIVVERWALDDEAKDFSRAEAIEAWVHEELDRVIAERFGQKVPLAVRIQRESMRQRLSWFAGVQACQRSNGWRIAEVEKKFELDIEGVTIVGRVDRIERHDDGRRRVLDYKTGTTAGLVEGSHRTGIIASTRFPAHLENVPQILSTGGDGKPKRWKNLQVPLYAAALGDVDELGYFQLGATEGDVKLSLWEGFSIADRDSALACARWVVGQVKNRVFWPPAEKVDFDDYAVLALGRSLDEAVARKGGAA; encoded by the coding sequence ATGGCGGAGCGCGTTTTCTTGGGCTGGAGCAGGCCCTTCCTGAGGGTGCTGACCGAGTGGTTGTTGGCACGGCGGGATGAACTGCCGGGCATGCTCGTGGTGGTCCCGACGGCTCAGGCCGGACGGTTGTTGCGGGAAGCGCTGGCCGAGGCGGCAGGGGGCTTGCTTGCGCCGAAGGTGGTGACGCCTGGGCATTTCCTGCGGACCGAAAATGCCGCGCCGGACGCTGTTGAACTGCTGGCCTGGGTGGAGGTGCTGGAGTCGATCCGCGACTGGTCGCCGTATGCCGCGGCTTTTCCTCTGCCGCCCGGCGAGGGCGAGTCCCCTGGCTGGGCACTGGGGCTCGCAAAGTCGCTCGCGGGGGTCAGGAAGAACCTGCAGGAGAATGCCCTGCTGCTCATCGATGCCGCTCGGCGGTTGGGAAAGACCGTGGAGGGCGAGCGTTGGGAAGCGCTTGCCGATCTGGAGGCAAAGGTGGAGCTGCAATTGAAGCGCTGGAGATTTGAGAGCCGCAGCCGTGTGCTGGCGCGAGGGGGGGATATCGATGACACGCGGCGCGTGGTGTTGGCCGGCGTGCCGGATTTCCCGGCGGCGGTGGCTCGCCATTTGTCGAATGCGATCGTTCTAATCGGAGCGCCTGAAAGCGAGGCAGGGGAGTTTGATGAACTGGGCCGGCCGATTCCGGAGTGGGCGGAGCGAAGGATCGCTTGGCCGCAATGCGGGAGCGTCACCCTCACCGCCGATCCGCGCCAACAGGCTGCGGAAGCGATGCGGCTCGCGGCTGCGGCGGGCACGCCATCCGATGAACTCGCGCTCGGCTCCGCCGACGAGGCCACGGCGGGCGAGTTGGTCCGCGCGTTTGGCCGTGGCGGCTGGGTGCTGCACGATCCGGCGCACTTGCCGCCTGCGCCCTTGAAGGCGTGGCTGGCGACGTGGCGGCAGTTTGTTTCACGGCCGGACGCCGCGGCGGCGATTGATCTGTTAGGCTTCGTGGAAACCGGCGCGTTGACCGGTGGCAAGCGTGCCCAGCGGGTCGTCGCGCTGTCTGCCGCCCGTGACCAGTGGCTGGCCCGCGATCGGGATGACTTGCAGCGGATCACCGCGCTGAATCCTCGCAATCCGGAGGCAATCCAGCTTGCGGAGGAAACGCTGGAAGCGCTCCACCGTCATCGCGGGGTCTTTCTCCGCGAGGGAATCCATGCGGGGCTGGCCCGTATGTTAGAACGAGTCGATCCCGGCGGTGAGCATAGCGCTGCCATCTTCGAATGGCTCGATGCCACCGCCTCCGTTGCGACGGAGGTGCGCCGCGAAGCTGGGTTCTGGATTGACGTGCTGTGCTCCAGCTTGCCCGAGGCGGCGGCTACCGCGCCGGAGGATCGCGTGCTCGATGTGCAAGGATGGCTGGAGCTTTTCCACGAGCCCGGGAAGCACTTGATCATCTGTGGCATGAACGAGGGCTTGGTCCCCGGCCGCGCCAGCACCGATGCCTGGCTGCCGGAGGGCACGCGCAAGCTGTTAGGATTGTCGAACGATGCCGCACGACATGCCCGCGACGCCTATCTGCTCACGGCAATGATGGAAGTGCGCCGGACCGGTGGTCGTGTCGATCTGCTGCTCGCGAAGGCCGGCTCGGAGGGGGACGTGTTGCTGCCATCGCGTTTGCTGCTGGCGGCGGAGGAGGCCGAGCTACACGCACGGGTGAAACAACTCTTCCATGAGATCGAGCCACCGGATTCGTCGCTCGCGTGGACGCTCGATGAAGCGTGGAAGTGGCAGCCGCCCGCGATTGAGAAGGAGCTTCGCATCAGCGTGACCACGTTTGCGGATTACCTCGCGTGTCCCTTCCGCTTCTACCTGAAGTATGTCGCGGGCATGAGCGAACCGGCGCCGGAACGGGTGGAATGGAACCAGCGCGATTTCGGCAACGTCGCTCACATCGTGGTGGAACGCTGGGCGCTCGATGATGAGGCAAAGGACTTCTCGAGAGCGGAAGCGATCGAGGCATGGGTGCACGAAGAACTCGATCGGGTGATCGCGGAACGCTTCGGCCAGAAGGTGCCGCTGGCGGTGCGCATCCAGCGTGAATCGATGCGCCAGCGCCTGTCGTGGTTCGCCGGCGTGCAGGCATGCCAGCGGTCTAACGGCTGGCGGATCGCGGAGGTGGAGAAGAAGTTCGAACTGGATATCGAAGGCGTGACCATCGTCGGTCGCGTCGATCGGATCGAGCGTCACGACGACGGACGCCGTCGTGTGCTCGACTACAAGACGGGAACTACGGCAGGTCTCGTAGAAGGCTCGCACCGCACCGGCATCATCGCCAGCACCCGCTTCCCCGCGCATCTGGAGAATGTCCCGCAGATCCTATCCACGGGTGGGGACGGGAAGCCGAAGCGCTGGAAGAACCTCCAGGTGCCTCTCTACGCCGCGGCGCTGGGGGACGTGGATGAGCTCGGCTATTTCCAACTCGGTGCGACGGAGGGCGACGTGAAGCTTTCGCTGTGGGAGGGCTTCTCCATTGCCGACCGCGATTCGGCGCTCGCCTGTGCCCGCTGGGTGGTCGGGCAAGTGAAGAACCGGGTATTCTGGCCGCCGGCGGAGAAGGTCGATTTCGATGACTATGCGGTGCTCGCGCTGGGCCGCAGCCTGGATGAAGCGGTCGCGAGGAAGGGAGGTGCCGCGTGA